A genomic segment from Takifugu rubripes chromosome 20, fTakRub1.2, whole genome shotgun sequence encodes:
- the rp2 gene encoding protein XRP2 isoform X1, whose translation MGCCFSKKSKRKSPEKEDLTATVETTTGNAVPLGNSTDEAPKQYSWDKREKVDPKDYMLTGLKDATVGRLPGKLNGQQFVIQECENCNIFVFDHSATITIDDCVNCRIVLGPVKGSVFFRDCKDIKCVVACQQFRTRDCKKMDVFLCCATQPIIESSTGMKFACFQYYYPELAFHFKDAGLSIFNNNWSNIHDFTPVSEQNNWSLLPETSSVLDFVPAPDTESDFKSVRVSADPARSIVPLTKGGRRKDSEESCLFVFFAGEYTTANARKMIDEATAKGFVLIQTKEVSMRPEDVKRVFQNNADDLVEWISKGPVIALELSGDGVVEACNNIAKEVFSGTKIFVSDNKNTSARDVDNFFNFADMQMGL comes from the exons ATGGGGTGCTGTTTTTCGAAAAAATCCAAACGAAAGTCACCCGAAAAAGAGGATCTTACGGCGACTGTCGAGACGACGACAGGCAACGCGGTTCCCCTTGGCAACAGCACCGACGAGGCTCCGAAGCAGTACAGCTGGGATAAGAGAGAGAAG GTTGATCCCAAAGACTACATGCTGACAGGCCTCAAAGATGCCACCGTTGGCCGCCTGCCTGGAAAACTAAATGGGCAACAGTTTGTCATCCAGGAGTGCGAGAACTGCaacatttttgtgtttgacCACTCAGCGACGATCACCATCGACGACTGTGTCAACTGTCGCATCGTGCTGGGACCTGTCAAAGGCAGCGTGTTTTTCAGAGACTGTAAGGACATCAAGTGCGTGGTGGCCTGTCAGCAGTTTCGAACGCGGGACTGTAAAAAGATGGATGTGTTCCTGTGCTGTGCCACTCAGCCCATCATCGAGTCGTCTACGGGCATGAAGTTCGCCTGCTTCCAGTACTACTACCCTGAACTAGCGTTCCACTTTAAGGACGCTGGACTCAGCATCTTCAACAACAACTGGAGCAACATTCACGATTTCACCCCAGTGTCTGAACAGAATAACTGGAGCTTATTGCCGGAGACTTCGTCCGTTCTGGATTTCGTCCCAGCCCCGGACACAGAGTCTGACTTCAAGTCGGTCAGAGTCTCTGCTGATCCGGCACGCAGCATTGTCCCTTTAACGAAGGGGGGGAGGCGCAAGGACAGCGAAGAGTCGtgcctctttgttttctttgcagGAGAGTATACCACTGCAAACGCACGAAAAATGATAGATGAG GCAACTGCCAAAGGTTTCGTGCTGATCCAGACAAAAGAAGTCTCGATGCGCCCTGAAGATGTGAAGAGAGTCTTTCAAAACAATGCGGATGATCTTGTTGAGTGGATCAGCAAAG GTCCAGTTATAGCTCTGGAGCTGAGTGGTGACGGAGTTGTGGAAGCCTGCAACAACATTGCTAAAGAAGTCTTCAGCGGGACCAAG ATTTTCGTTTCCGACAACAAAAACACGTCTGCCAGAGACGTGGACAATTTCTTCAACTTTGCCGACATGCAGATGGGCTTGTGA
- the rp2 gene encoding protein XRP2 isoform X2: protein MLTGLKDATVGRLPGKLNGQQFVIQECENCNIFVFDHSATITIDDCVNCRIVLGPVKGSVFFRDCKDIKCVVACQQFRTRDCKKMDVFLCCATQPIIESSTGMKFACFQYYYPELAFHFKDAGLSIFNNNWSNIHDFTPVSEQNNWSLLPETSSVLDFVPAPDTESDFKSVRVSADPARSIVPLTKGGRRKDSEESCLFVFFAGEYTTANARKMIDEATAKGFVLIQTKEVSMRPEDVKRVFQNNADDLVEWISKGPVIALELSGDGVVEACNNIAKEVFSGTKIFVSDNKNTSARDVDNFFNFADMQMGL, encoded by the exons ATGCTGACAGGCCTCAAAGATGCCACCGTTGGCCGCCTGCCTGGAAAACTAAATGGGCAACAGTTTGTCATCCAGGAGTGCGAGAACTGCaacatttttgtgtttgacCACTCAGCGACGATCACCATCGACGACTGTGTCAACTGTCGCATCGTGCTGGGACCTGTCAAAGGCAGCGTGTTTTTCAGAGACTGTAAGGACATCAAGTGCGTGGTGGCCTGTCAGCAGTTTCGAACGCGGGACTGTAAAAAGATGGATGTGTTCCTGTGCTGTGCCACTCAGCCCATCATCGAGTCGTCTACGGGCATGAAGTTCGCCTGCTTCCAGTACTACTACCCTGAACTAGCGTTCCACTTTAAGGACGCTGGACTCAGCATCTTCAACAACAACTGGAGCAACATTCACGATTTCACCCCAGTGTCTGAACAGAATAACTGGAGCTTATTGCCGGAGACTTCGTCCGTTCTGGATTTCGTCCCAGCCCCGGACACAGAGTCTGACTTCAAGTCGGTCAGAGTCTCTGCTGATCCGGCACGCAGCATTGTCCCTTTAACGAAGGGGGGGAGGCGCAAGGACAGCGAAGAGTCGtgcctctttgttttctttgcagGAGAGTATACCACTGCAAACGCACGAAAAATGATAGATGAG GCAACTGCCAAAGGTTTCGTGCTGATCCAGACAAAAGAAGTCTCGATGCGCCCTGAAGATGTGAAGAGAGTCTTTCAAAACAATGCGGATGATCTTGTTGAGTGGATCAGCAAAG GTCCAGTTATAGCTCTGGAGCTGAGTGGTGACGGAGTTGTGGAAGCCTGCAACAACATTGCTAAAGAAGTCTTCAGCGGGACCAAG ATTTTCGTTTCCGACAACAAAAACACGTCTGCCAGAGACGTGGACAATTTCTTCAACTTTGCCGACATGCAGATGGGCTTGTGA